The genomic region CTCGATCGCGGGTGCATGACACGAAAAAGAAGAATTGATATTGATTGTCGATCAAAAATGCTGCCGCCACAGTCACATACGCACGTACGCATATGCAGCATAGGTACGGTGAGGTCACTAGCTCAGCTTTTGTAGCCACCGGCAGCGGTGGCGGGCGTGGGAGCGACGGCGGTGGCGACGGCAGCCATGGCGAAGATGGTGTCGACCATGGCGGTCTCATAGGTCATGAGCCTGATCTTGGGGTTTTGGGGATTAGTGGCGGCGTAGGCCTCCTTGACGGCGGACTCAAGGGCGGGGACGTATTTGTAGCCCCCGGATGCACCGCCCGTGGTCTCCTTGATGGCCTTGTCGAAGGCGGAGTCGAAGACGGCAGACCTGTCCTTGGACGGGgcagcgtcggcggcggtggctgcAGTCCTGAAGGCGGCGTCGATCTGGCCGATGGCCTTGAGCTCGCCGGCAGGGATCGGGCCCTTGACTTCCTCGGCAGCGGGCTTGACGGCGTGCACCNNNNNNNNNNGGAGGATGCCGGCGATGATGCGGAGCGACTCGCCGAAGATAGCCACGAAGGAGTCGTACTTGGCCTCCGGGGTAGCGCCCTTGGCGTTCAGTAAGGCCCTCATCATAGCGAAGATGACCCTAGTGTTGAGACTGTCGTTGGAGTTGGACGCGTCGGTGACCCCCTCGAGA from Triticum aestivum cultivar Chinese Spring unplaced genomic scaffold, IWGSC CS RefSeq v2.1 scaffold4D_scf_2126, whole genome shotgun sequence harbors:
- the LOC123172063 gene encoding pollen allergen KBG 41-like, which encodes MAVQQCTVALVVAVALVAGPAVSYAAEAGYAPAGAQPKATTEEQKLIEKANNAFKAAVAAAAAAPPEDKSNIFVKTFTQNNGNWSLEGVTDASNSNDSLNTRVIFAMMRALLNAKGATPEAKYDSFVAIFGESLRIIAGILXXXXVHAVKPAAEEVKGPIPAGELKAIGQIDAAFRTAATAADAAPSKDRSAVFDSAFDKAIKETTGGASGGYKYVPALESAVKEAYAATNPQNPKIRLMTYETAMVDTIFAMAAVATAVAPTPATAAGGYKS